The genomic window CGCCGCCGCCAAGTCGCGGCGAACCAGGAAGAATACGAAGCATTAGGCTTCGCCGAAGATCGACTGCGGACCAATTTCGGCTTCACCGAGCAGGAAGCGAGCGACGTCGTCTACACGGCAAAGAGCTCGGGCGATCGCTACATGCAGACGCTCGATTTCTTCGCGACCACCCGCCGGCTGGGTATCAACCCGAACACCGCCATCGGCGCGGATCAGAAGATCTCGTCCAACTTCCAGGATGTCGGCTCGCCGGAAGCGGTGATGAACAAGCTACTCGCCGCCGCCGGACCATCGCCGGTCCCGGTGGACGAGATCGCAAGTGCCGCCGCCAATGCCGCACCCGCCTTCTCCGCGATCGGCGCTACTGATGAAGAGCTGCTCGCCCTTGGCGGCGTCTACGCGGAGATCTTCAAGAATGCCGACGCCGGCTTCGAGCGTGCGAACTCGCTGGCAGCACAGGTCTATCAGAAGATGGAGCGTGGGCAGATCCGACTGCAGGGCGAAGACGCCAACCTCAAAGGCTTCGACCTGCTCGATGCACTCCCCCGCCTGGCCGAGGAGGGGAAGCTACTGAACGCAGGGGGCAAGGCGGTCGGCGTCACCCAGTTCCTCGAGGATCGTAATGCGGTCTTCGGCTTTGAGAAGTTCCGCGAGAAGCGAGACTTCATTCGGCAGCGCGTCAGCGAAGTCGAACAGGCCGGGCTAGATGCCGGGACGAGCGATAGCTTGCTGCGCGTGAAGCTCGGCTTTAGGGACACGCGGAGTGAGGTCGCCGAGCAGGCACGAATCTCCAAGCAGAAGATGGATGTCGATCGTGAGGAGAAGTACGGCAACGACGAGCTCATCATCCAAACCGCGTCCGAAGAGTTCTTGAAGGCGATCGACGACGAAGCTCAAGCGTCGGCCGTCCCGCTGCTCGGCAGTGCGAAGTATGCAACGTACAAGACGCTCAACGAGTCGAACCGCTACCTCTACTCGAACACCCGCAACCTGAAGTCGGCTTTCGACGATCAGATACTTCCGCTGCTCGCTGACAACGACCCGTCAACCAATCCACGTTTCTCGCGATCAACCCAGCGTGCGATTGCTGAGCGGCTTGGCGGCGAACGTCTACGGAAGTTCAACCGCTTCGATGTACTTCGGCAGCACCAAGACCGAACGGCGTTCGCACGCGATGTGTTGTTCCCCGAAGAAGACAACGACCCGAACACGTCATCGGTGTTACTGAAGTCGAGTGATGGTCGAAGGCAGGCGAGGAACCAGGCCGAGATGATCGGCGGTGACTTTCCTGAACGGCTGGAAAATGCCATTCAGAATCTCGATCGAGCAGCCGCGGCGATGTCGGCCGCTGCAGATCAACACAAGCAGGCAGCGTCTGAGCAGGCGGGGGCGGCCAAGCAGCAGCAGGATCGTCGCCAACCAACACCACCGGCGTCACCGTGATGCCGCCAGCTCATCCCAGGGTGTCCCCGGTGCTTTCAACTGGCGACGAAACCAGCGTTTGCAGGCCAGTAGCGGCCATCGGGGCCACCGCCCGACCCCGTCTGTTGGCTCAGAATCGCGGGTCCTTCCGAGCAAGCCGCGCGCAGGGGCGAAGCAAGTCATCGACGCACTTTTCTACACACGAAGGGCAATTTGTGGCTTCCACCACCACCATCATCGGGATCCGTCCGCACGCCGTCGATGCCCGGCCGATTTGAGCCCGTCGAACCCGCGTGCATGATCGGCCCCGCTATGGCTTCGGCTGCCGGCGGCCGACTCGAACCAGAAAGGCGGTTCAATGACCATCCTCAAACGCAAACGCAAGGTGACCCGGCCGGACGGGATCACCACAACCTCAGTCTCACGCTGCTGGTATATCCAGTGGCGTGACGCCTGCGGCAGGCTTCACCGTCGCAAGGGCTACACCGACAAGGCGGCCACCCGCCAGCTCGCCGCGAAGCTCGAGGCCGAGCAGGCCCGCGGTGAGCAAAGCATGGTGGACGTCTACCGCGACCATCGCGCGCGACCGATCGGCGAGCATCTCGATGACTACCTGGCCCACCTCGAGGCCCAACGTCGTGACGATGACTACCGCTACCACGTTGATCGCCGGTGCCGGCTCATCATCGACCAAGCTCATTGGCGAACGCTCGATGACGTCACGCTCGACTCGTTTCTCGCGTGGCGAAACCGGCGGGCAAAGACCGGCAGCCACAACGGCCACGGCATCGAGAAGGGCAAGCCGCTCACGGCCCGGACGCTCAACCACTACCGGGACGCGGTCCGCGGTTTCCTCAACTGGTGTGTCGAAGTGAAACGCATGCCGGTGAACCCGCTGGCGAACGTGGCCAAGGTCACGGGCGAGAAGCGGATCAACCGACGCGCGCTCACCGTGGAGGAAGTGGGGCGGCTGCTCAACACCGCACCCGCCGATCGACGGTTCGCGTGGTTGTTCCTGCTCACCACCGGCCTGCGGTGCCAGGAAGCTGCCGACCTGCAGTGGCGTGACGTTCAGCTCATGGCGACGCGTCCGTACCTGCAGCTCCGCATGGAGGCGACGAAGGCCAAGCGCGCCGATCGCGTGTGGCTGCGGCCCGAAGTCGCCGACGAGCTGCGGGCGATGCGGCCGAGCAACTGCCGTGGCACCGATGCCGTGTTCGATCGGTTCCCGTCGCTCAAGTGGTGGAAGTCGGACCTGGCCGCCGCCGGTGTCGACTACCGCGACGACAGCGGACGCCAGGCCGACCGGCACGCCACGCGGATGACGCTCGGTACAA from Planctomycetota bacterium includes these protein-coding regions:
- a CDS encoding tyrosine-type recombinase/integrase, which gives rise to MTILKRKRKVTRPDGITTTSVSRCWYIQWRDACGRLHRRKGYTDKAATRQLAAKLEAEQARGEQSMVDVYRDHRARPIGEHLDDYLAHLEAQRRDDDYRYHVDRRCRLIIDQAHWRTLDDVTLDSFLAWRNRRAKTGSHNGHGIEKGKPLTARTLNHYRDAVRGFLNWCVEVKRMPVNPLANVAKVTGEKRINRRALTVEEVGRLLNTAPADRRFAWLFLLTTGLRCQEAADLQWRDVQLMATRPYLQLRMEATKAKRADRVWLRPEVADELRAMRPSNCRGTDAVFDRFPSLKWWKSDLAAAGVDYRDDSGRQADRHATRMTLGTMLQQAGVSPRAAQDVLRHATLRQTLEHYTDGSAFDTVAAVDSLPALDRAAEADDVRFDVHSSEKRPARAANA